The region CGGCAACGATGCTTCTTATCTGAAAAAGATACTCAATGCCGGTTTTGATGGTGTTTACCTCGATATTATTGATGCCTTTGAGTATTACGAAGGTAAAAACTAGTACAGAAGATTAGGTTAACCTGCTCACCCCCATCTTTTGATGGGTCGCCCTCTTTTCGCCTGCAATGGAAAGGGGGCTTTTTTATGGAGAGGCAATTACACTGCTGCTGGCAGCAGAAATATTTCTGCTTAGCATATTTATTATATTTGAAAATGGAATTAAGTCAAACAAAATCAGAAATTAAGAGATCGATTTCTGTATATCTCTTACTTACTTTATTCTTCAGCACTATCGTTTGGATATTAACCCTTCATGGGGGCACGGGCCGGATTGGCGGCCGTATATATGGATATGGTATTATGTGGTGCCCGGCCCTGGCAACTTACCTAACGTGTAAAATACTCAAACTCGACTTTAAGGGTTTAGGGTGGCAATGGGGTAACCCGAAATACCAGGTTTGGGCTTATTTTATACCGCTGATATACGCGGTGATCAGCTATGGTATTATCTGGGTGATGGGATGGGGCGGATTTTATAATAAACAGTTCATCAAAGAAGCCGAGCAATCGCTGGGTTGGAGTAATCTTCCTGATAGCGTTTTTATTCCCTTGTTTTTCCTGGTTAATGGCGTTATAGGCTTTTTTGCAAGCATGTCTACTGCCTTGGGCGAGGAGATAGGATGGCGGGGCTTCCTGGTACCCCGGCTTAGTAAAATTAGCGGCTTCACTGCTACTTCTTTGATAACCGGCATTATCTGGGCTGTATGGCACTATCCTTTAATTGTATGGGGAACCTATAACGGGGGCACACCTTTCTGGTACAGCTTAACTTGTTTTACGGTAGCTATAGTAAGTATGAGTTTCATTTGCACCTGGTTCAGACTAAAATCAGGTAGCTTGTGGACCGGTGTTATGCTGCATGCCAGCCATAACCTTTTTGTTCAAAGTTTTTTTACCCCGATAACCGTTGCTAACGCGCAGACCAAGTATTTTGCCGATGAATTCGGAGCGGCTTTAGCCGTTGTATCTGTTTGCTTCGCCATTTACTTTTGGACAAGACGTAAGGAATTAAGTGTAGCTGGGTAAAGCCAACAAGCGCAAATAAACACTCGGCAATTGACTCACCCCGACATCGCTGCGCTCGTCACCCCTCTATGCGCGAAGCGCATAGAGGGGTTTTTATTTTATTTTTGTCATCCTGAGGAACGAAGGATCTATTCTTCAAATTGAAAAGTTCAATAATAGATGCTTCACTACGTTCAGCATGACAAATCTATTTTTTTACCTCCGGCGAAGCATAGACCGGGTGAGTAGGCTCTGCGCCAAAAATGTGTTTTTACTTACCCCAGTTATCCCATGCGGCCTTAGCAATTTGGGCTATAACGCCTTCCCGTTCTTCAGTATCTGCATAGGTATCTGCAATAAATACGGCTATCAACAGGTGCTTATTATTAGGCAGGGTAATAATGCCAACGTCATTAGTGGTGCGGGTAAGGCCGTAATGGGTACCGGATGAACCTGGTTTATGGGCAACAACGGCCTGGGCCGGGAGCATGCCTTTTAATCGTTTTGCACCTGGTCCGGATTTGATCATAAGGTTCAGCAATAATTCATTATGCGAGCGATTAAGCAGCTGCCCGGCATAAAACTTTTTTAATAAAAGTAGCATCGCTTCGGGTTTTACCCAGTTGCGGTATTGTACCCAATCATCAGATACCTGTACCATTTCGGTGGTGCTGATAGCTATATCCCGGATGCCGACGCTATGTATGTACTGATTTATCTTTTGACAGCCACCCAAAATCCTGATGAGTACATCACAGGCGCTGCCATCACTGTCTGAAACATTATAACGCAAAAGCTCCAATATGGAAAGGGTGACACCATGGGCATAACGATCGCGAATAGGGCTAACACCTACCGGGATAATTTCAGTCGGACTTACCTTTACCTGCTGGTTAAGGGATAGCCGGCCCAATTCTACCTGGTGTAATACCGCAATCGCGATGGGTAATTTATAAACACTTTGCATCGGGAATTTATCACCCGCACGATAATTCACCGTATCACCGGTTTCAACAATCATGGCCGAAACGCCTACCTGCGCTTTAATACCAGAGGCAATTTTAATAACCTGCTGCCGGATGGATTGAGGCTGACTAAAAGTATAAAGCGGTAAAAAGAGCAGTAGATATAAAAAGCGTTTCATCATACAATCAATAAATAATGCGTGGGTAAGCCAACAAAACTATTAAAAGTGAAATGATAATAGATCGCTTTTCTTTTTTAAAGAATCGCCATAGCGTTTTTAAACGCAAACCCAAGTTAAGCACCCGTTGCAAACGAGCGCAAGTAAAAAAACGTTATAAGCAAAGGCTGGTTAAAAACCAAAACCCCGTCAAACAACTTCCTTGTTTAAAAGTTTATAAAAAGTGTAATAAAAACAATCAATTCTAACAGAAATAACATTTATGGCAGTTTTTGCCATTATTGAGTAAAATACTTTACATTTCGGTTTGAAAAGAAAAAAGCTGCGCTAACTTTACCTCTGTGCTTATTGTATTAATTACACCAATTTAATTGAATAATTAACAATCAGATATTATTAAAAATGTGATATTTACGTGCGGGATTTTTTTAACCGGTTTAATTAACAGTCTGCCGCACCTAAATACAGCTAAATCTATACGAATGAAGAACACGCCAACCAAGGTAAAAGTCCTCTCCATCGATATCGGTGGGTCACATATCAAAGCCACCATCCTTAACGAAAAGGGCGAATTGAAAATGGACTATGATAAAATTGTAACACCCGCGCCCGCAAGTCCCGAAAATCTGATAAAAGCCATCAAGACCCTGGTGAAGAATTTTCCTTCCTATGATTATATATCGGTAGGTTTTCCGGGATATGTAAAAGGCGGCGTTATCAAAACGGCGCCAAACTTAGGTACCAAATTATGGACCGGGTTTGATCTGAGTACAAAACTAGGCGAGGCATTAGGCAAGCCAGCCAAAGTGGTAAATGATGCGGATATGCAGGGCCTTGGTGTGGTTGATGGCAAAGGCCTGGAAATGGTAATAACCCTGGGTACCGGTTTTGGTACAGCTTTGCTAATGGATGGTCATTTATTGCCCCACCTGGAATTGTCGCAATTGCCTGTTAAAACCGATAAAAACTATGATGAGTATATCGGTGAGAAGGCATTGGAAAAATATGGCAAGGAAAGATGGAACAAACGGATGCAGAAAGTTTTTGAGATTTTAAAAACTGTATTCAATTACGACACTTTATATATAGGCGGCGGCAACTCCGATAAGCTTACTTTTAAGCTGGATAAAAATATGAAGATAGTAACCAATGCCGATGGTATAAAAGGCGGCTCACGGTTATGGCTTTCTGACGCCGAGAGCAGAATTACAAAAGCAACACCAACTAAATAAAATCATACACACCGAATTAACAATGGAAAATACGAAAGACATTGAAAAATTGGCGATAGATACCGTACGGGTATTATCTGCCGATGCAGTACAAAAAGCAAACTCTGGTCACCCTGGAACCGCGATGGCTCTTGCACCAATGGGGCACGTTTTATGGTCAAAATTTTTAAACTATAACCCTAAAAACCCGGATTGGGCAAACCGCGACAGATTTATCCTTTCGGCAGGTCACGCCTGTATATTACAGTACAGCTTTTTGTATTTAACGGGATATGATTTGAGTTTGGATGATATCAAACAATTCCGCCAGCTGAACAGCAAAACTGCCGGTCACCCGGAATATGGTTTGGCTCCTGGTGTGGATGTTACTACCGGTCCGCTGGGTCAAGGTTTTGCCAATGGTGTAGGTTTCGCCATAGCGCAAAAACATTTGGCAGCACGTTACAACAAACCAGGTTTCGACCTTTTTAACTACAATATTTACGCAATCACCAGCGATGGCGACATGATGGAAGGTGTAACATCAGAAGCAGCATCACTGGCCGGTCATCTACAACTGGGTAATTTAATTTACCTGTATGATGATAACCACATCTCTATTGAAGGCAGTACCGATATTGCTTTTAATGAAGATGTAAGCGCCCGTTTCCGTGCATACGGCTGGCAGGTACAGGAAGTATCTGATGTAAATGATACCCATGCTTTAGAATTGGCTTTGATCAACGCTAAATCCGAAACACAAAAGCCATCACTGATCCGTGTTCGCTCATTGATCGCTTATGGTAGTCCAAATAAATCGGGTACTGCAGGTTCACACGGTTCGCCGCTGGGTGCCGACGAAATAAAACTGGTTAAACAGTTCTTTGGTTTCGATCCTGAAAAATCATTCAACGTGCCAGACGAGGTAATCAAATACTACCACGAAAAAGGTGCTAAAGGCGAAGGCAAAGAGGAAAAGTGGAACAAACTATTTGCCGACTATAAAGCCAAATACCCAGAACTGGCTGCCGAGTACGAAGCCGCATTTAAAGGTGAACTACCAGCAGGCTGGGCAGATAAACTGCCGGTATTTAAAGCCTCTGACCCTAAAATGGCAACCCGCCAGGCATCTGGTAAAGTGTTGAACGCTGTTGCAGCAAACCTGCCCAACCTGATTGGTGGCGCGGCCGACTTAGCTCCATCAACAGATACCAACCTGAAAGAATATAACTCATTCACTTCTGAAGACAGGCATGGCCGTAACTTCCACTTTGGTATCCGTGAGCATGCCATGGGTTCGGCTTTAAATGGTATGGCTTTAACAAAAGGCCTGTTGCCATTTGGTGCTACCTTCCTGCAATTTGCTGATTATATGCGCCCGCCGATCCGTTTGGCAGCCATTATGAAAGTGAGCCCGATATTTGTTTATACCCATGATAGTATCGGTTTAGGTGAAGATGGTACAACCCACCAGCCAATCGAGCACTTAGCAACATTGCGTGCCATCCCTAACGTAACCGTTATCCGTCCGGCTGATGCAAACGAAACCGCATTTGCGTGGAAAGTGGCTATCGAGAAAAAAGGTGGTCCTACTGTATTGGTGTTCACCCGTCAGGGTTTGCCTATCCTTGACCAGGATAAATATGGTAAAGCCAGTGATTTGGAAAAAGGCGCATACATTGTATCAGAAGGCAGCAAAGGTCCGGATCTGATCCTGATAGCAACCGGCTCTGAAGTATCGTTGATTATGGAAGCCCAAACTAAGTTAGAAGCCGAAGGTATCTCCACCCGTGTGGTAAGTTTCCCATCATGGGAGTTGTTCGAGAAACAGGATGCCGCTTATAAAGAAAAGATATTCCCCAAAGCAAACCGCAAACGTTTGGCTGTAGAAATGG is a window of Mucilaginibacter inviolabilis DNA encoding:
- a CDS encoding CPBP family intramembrane glutamic endopeptidase, whose amino-acid sequence is MELSQTKSEIKRSISVYLLLTLFFSTIVWILTLHGGTGRIGGRIYGYGIMWCPALATYLTCKILKLDFKGLGWQWGNPKYQVWAYFIPLIYAVISYGIIWVMGWGGFYNKQFIKEAEQSLGWSNLPDSVFIPLFFLVNGVIGFFASMSTALGEEIGWRGFLVPRLSKISGFTATSLITGIIWAVWHYPLIVWGTYNGGTPFWYSLTCFTVAIVSMSFICTWFRLKSGSLWTGVMLHASHNLFVQSFFTPITVANAQTKYFADEFGAALAVVSVCFAIYFWTRRKELSVAG
- the bla gene encoding class A beta-lactamase; this encodes MMKRFLYLLLFLPLYTFSQPQSIRQQVIKIASGIKAQVGVSAMIVETGDTVNYRAGDKFPMQSVYKLPIAIAVLHQVELGRLSLNQQVKVSPTEIIPVGVSPIRDRYAHGVTLSILELLRYNVSDSDGSACDVLIRILGGCQKINQYIHSVGIRDIAISTTEMVQVSDDWVQYRNWVKPEAMLLLLKKFYAGQLLNRSHNELLLNLMIKSGPGAKRLKGMLPAQAVVAHKPGSSGTHYGLTRTTNDVGIITLPNNKHLLIAVFIADTYADTEEREGVIAQIAKAAWDNWGK
- a CDS encoding ROK family protein; the protein is MKNTPTKVKVLSIDIGGSHIKATILNEKGELKMDYDKIVTPAPASPENLIKAIKTLVKNFPSYDYISVGFPGYVKGGVIKTAPNLGTKLWTGFDLSTKLGEALGKPAKVVNDADMQGLGVVDGKGLEMVITLGTGFGTALLMDGHLLPHLELSQLPVKTDKNYDEYIGEKALEKYGKERWNKRMQKVFEILKTVFNYDTLYIGGGNSDKLTFKLDKNMKIVTNADGIKGGSRLWLSDAESRITKATPTK
- the tkt gene encoding transketolase — encoded protein: MENTKDIEKLAIDTVRVLSADAVQKANSGHPGTAMALAPMGHVLWSKFLNYNPKNPDWANRDRFILSAGHACILQYSFLYLTGYDLSLDDIKQFRQLNSKTAGHPEYGLAPGVDVTTGPLGQGFANGVGFAIAQKHLAARYNKPGFDLFNYNIYAITSDGDMMEGVTSEAASLAGHLQLGNLIYLYDDNHISIEGSTDIAFNEDVSARFRAYGWQVQEVSDVNDTHALELALINAKSETQKPSLIRVRSLIAYGSPNKSGTAGSHGSPLGADEIKLVKQFFGFDPEKSFNVPDEVIKYYHEKGAKGEGKEEKWNKLFADYKAKYPELAAEYEAAFKGELPAGWADKLPVFKASDPKMATRQASGKVLNAVAANLPNLIGGAADLAPSTDTNLKEYNSFTSEDRHGRNFHFGIREHAMGSALNGMALTKGLLPFGATFLQFADYMRPPIRLAAIMKVSPIFVYTHDSIGLGEDGTTHQPIEHLATLRAIPNVTVIRPADANETAFAWKVAIEKKGGPTVLVFTRQGLPILDQDKYGKASDLEKGAYIVSEGSKGPDLILIATGSEVSLIMEAQTKLEAEGISTRVVSFPSWELFEKQDAAYKEKIFPKANRKRLAVEMASPMGWHKYTTDEGDMLGMTTFGESAPAEDLYKHFGFTVENVVARAKALL